A stretch of Fibrobacter sp. DNA encodes these proteins:
- a CDS encoding lipid A biosynthesis acyltransferase, translating to MIETSEKQSETSTKDEHWSEVKEVGGSLWHFRFMLWIVCHLPLFLVEILTALICFFFWIGAMPVRKRSRVYLDHLAKVQQKRPDFLGTYKHILSFALSMMEKLRGFRGSIKLNQLETQNDDLDMLVNQLENGEGAFLLCSHLGNMEMLRSLTGYGERHTKNDFKVFPVVDFSGTSKFNALLRELNPELMDQVVDANSIGVDSAVWMKERIAEGNLVVIAGDRTSANSRNRNVETEFLGETASFPEGSFTLAGVLNAPIYFVFAIRKKDFDIQSPYEMHVVRAKTDLSGPRKERPAKIKMLLQEYTGLLEKHCLRHPYQWYNFYNFWEKSVD from the coding sequence ATGATCGAAACGTCTGAAAAGCAGAGTGAAACTTCGACAAAGGACGAACACTGGTCCGAAGTGAAGGAAGTGGGCGGAAGCCTTTGGCATTTCCGTTTCATGCTTTGGATTGTGTGCCACCTGCCTTTATTCCTGGTGGAAATCCTTACGGCGTTGATTTGCTTTTTCTTCTGGATCGGGGCAATGCCTGTGCGCAAACGTTCCCGTGTCTACCTGGATCATTTGGCGAAAGTTCAGCAGAAGCGTCCGGATTTTTTGGGAACCTACAAGCATATTCTCTCCTTTGCCCTTTCCATGATGGAAAAACTCCGCGGCTTCCGCGGCTCCATCAAGTTGAATCAGCTGGAAACCCAGAACGATGATTTGGACATGCTGGTGAACCAGCTTGAAAATGGGGAAGGTGCATTCCTCCTTTGTTCTCACTTGGGCAATATGGAAATGCTACGCTCCCTGACGGGCTATGGTGAAAGACATACCAAGAATGATTTCAAGGTTTTCCCGGTGGTGGATTTCTCGGGCACTTCCAAGTTCAATGCCTTGCTTCGTGAACTGAACCCGGAATTGATGGACCAGGTGGTGGACGCCAATTCCATCGGTGTGGATTCTGCTGTATGGATGAAGGAGCGTATTGCCGAAGGTAATCTTGTGGTGATCGCTGGCGATAGAACTTCTGCCAATTCCAGAAATAGAAACGTGGAAACGGAATTTCTGGGCGAAACTGCAAGCTTCCCAGAAGGTTCCTTTACGCTGGCTGGGGTGCTAAACGCTCCCATCTATTTCGTATTTGCCATCCGCAAGAAGGATTTCGACATTCAGTCTCCTTACGAAATGCATGTGGTCCGCGCCAAGACCGATTTAAGCGGCCCTCGCAAGGAGCGTCCTGCAAAGATCAAGATGTTGCTGCAGGAATACACAGGTTTATTGGAAAAGCATTGCCTCAGGCATCCGTACCAGTGGTATAATTTCTACAATTTTTGGGAAAAGTCCGTAGACTAG
- a CDS encoding glycosyltransferase family 2 protein, which yields MSEQKFCAVVPVYRHEAASRHVAEALSKEGLAVILVDDGNAPEGHAILETIAKEVPNTYLVTHEVNKGKGGAVVSGLVEAARLGFTHALQIDADGQHDVNAIPFFIKASKKHPQNLISAFPQYDGTVPKAREQGRKITNFWVCVETLSMSIPDTMCGCRVYPLDKVVPIAKKMTNLRMGFDIEIMVRMSWAGIKMNFYPIHVTYPEDGVSNFRALHDNIAISATHTKLCFGMIIRSPMLIARKLFKKK from the coding sequence ATGTCTGAACAAAAGTTTTGTGCTGTAGTCCCTGTGTATCGTCACGAGGCTGCTTCCCGCCATGTAGCTGAGGCCCTTTCCAAGGAAGGCCTGGCTGTGATTTTGGTGGACGACGGCAATGCACCCGAAGGCCATGCCATTCTGGAAACCATCGCTAAGGAAGTTCCGAACACCTACTTGGTCACTCACGAAGTGAACAAAGGAAAGGGCGGTGCTGTAGTGTCCGGCTTGGTTGAAGCTGCCCGCCTGGGTTTTACCCACGCCTTGCAAATCGATGCCGACGGCCAGCACGATGTAAACGCCATTCCCTTCTTTATCAAGGCTTCCAAAAAGCACCCCCAGAATCTGATTTCTGCTTTCCCGCAGTACGATGGTACCGTGCCCAAGGCTCGTGAACAGGGGCGCAAGATTACCAATTTCTGGGTTTGCGTCGAAACGTTGTCCATGTCCATTCCCGACACCATGTGCGGCTGCCGAGTCTATCCATTGGACAAGGTAGTTCCCATCGCAAAGAAGATGACCAATTTGCGCATGGGTTTTGATATCGAAATTATGGTCCGCATGTCTTGGGCGGGAATCAAGATGAATTTCTATCCGATTCACGTGACCTATCCGGAAGACGGCGTTTCCAATTTCCGAGCCCTGCACGATAACATTGCCATTTCTGCAACCCACACCAAGTTGTGCTTTGGCATGATTATCCGTAGCCCGATGCTTATTGCCCGCAAGTTGTTCAAGAAGAAGTAG
- a CDS encoding AMP-binding protein, which yields MAGKVFFTALSVLYPVLVYCGLTMWDLSPRRLSILLLALAFYQFLNFTRSKNADGGKAKNGILVLLMLVCGTVALFADSLLFLKFYPVLVNLSLLLFFGVTLWKKPSFVFRMANLGDKSIKNSPSRNYVENYCDKVTFCWCIFFVANASVAALTVFVGSDRLWSLYNGLISYILIGLFFAIEFVVRKVMQRKLQSYVPVSELEVNSRPEGAKFCFDDSSVTTWKDFVSDVSKVRIFLESQENIPWILHCDDVYYFLVALVAMLQSCRKALVSANRQDAFIKEIQKENCGFITDEPFAPGGATMIQDLLKQETNEIRFGKFDMDKAEMVVYTSGTTGKPKAVFKMFSQLEKEVEQQVKYFGDQWMSREIYSTVNHHHMFGLPFAVIFPLAAGIPFRRRRFDFPTELTKLTDAQAVVVSSPAFLKRLVVDLEKPLDFKTVPVILSAGGVLPEDVAQKTHELTGCWTTEIYGSSETGIIAHRQSGSGNLWTPFEFCKMSLAENGCLNIKSAAVLEPEGFTSGDLAELQADGSFVLKGRADSIVKIEEKRISLPEVEIRLKSTGLVHDVRVVPMVSKRQFLAAAIVLNEAGREKFANCAKLKINEFFRNYLCQYLENTVTPKKWRYLEELPQDLMGKIKMSDIQDLFSLPESPNFKILKMQRDVSSFRAKLLFPITSDFYDGHFPEFKLLPAVVQVNMVLLLARTFLKVPSEIVKINRTKFTSPIFPDTPVELQLNYDEEKGKLTFSFVDETGTKSLSSGSILMKLVDDSASNMSSRALVLA from the coding sequence ATGGCGGGAAAGGTTTTCTTTACCGCGCTGAGCGTACTTTATCCGGTTCTTGTATATTGTGGTCTCACCATGTGGGACCTTTCGCCTAGGCGCCTGAGCATTTTGCTTTTGGCGCTTGCTTTTTATCAGTTCCTGAATTTCACTCGCTCCAAGAATGCCGACGGTGGCAAGGCCAAGAATGGAATCCTGGTCCTTTTGATGTTGGTCTGCGGAACGGTGGCGCTCTTCGCGGACAGTTTGCTGTTCCTCAAGTTCTACCCGGTCCTTGTAAACTTGAGCCTGCTTCTGTTCTTTGGCGTTACCCTCTGGAAAAAGCCCAGTTTTGTTTTTCGCATGGCAAACCTTGGGGACAAAAGCATTAAAAATTCCCCCAGCCGTAACTACGTGGAAAATTACTGCGACAAGGTGACTTTTTGTTGGTGCATTTTCTTTGTTGCAAACGCAAGTGTTGCTGCCCTCACTGTGTTCGTGGGTTCCGACAGGCTTTGGTCCTTGTACAACGGGCTAATTTCCTACATTTTAATCGGATTATTTTTTGCAATTGAGTTTGTGGTTCGAAAAGTGATGCAGAGAAAGTTACAGTCCTATGTTCCCGTAAGCGAGTTGGAAGTGAACTCCCGCCCCGAAGGTGCGAAGTTCTGCTTCGATGACTCCTCGGTTACAACGTGGAAGGATTTTGTCTCTGACGTATCCAAGGTTCGAATCTTCTTGGAATCCCAGGAGAACATTCCCTGGATTCTTCACTGCGACGATGTCTACTACTTTTTAGTGGCCTTGGTGGCTATGCTCCAGAGCTGTCGTAAGGCCTTGGTTTCTGCCAACCGCCAGGACGCCTTTATCAAGGAAATCCAGAAAGAAAACTGCGGGTTCATTACCGACGAGCCTTTTGCGCCTGGTGGTGCCACCATGATCCAGGACTTGCTTAAACAGGAAACTAACGAAATACGATTTGGCAAGTTTGATATGGACAAGGCCGAGATGGTGGTGTACACTTCCGGTACCACAGGCAAGCCCAAGGCTGTTTTCAAGATGTTCTCCCAGCTGGAAAAAGAAGTTGAACAGCAGGTGAAGTATTTTGGCGACCAGTGGATGAGTCGTGAAATTTACAGTACCGTGAATCATCACCACATGTTTGGCCTGCCCTTTGCGGTGATTTTCCCGCTGGCTGCAGGCATTCCTTTCCGCAGGCGTCGGTTTGATTTCCCCACGGAATTGACAAAGCTTACTGACGCGCAGGCTGTAGTCGTTTCTAGCCCAGCGTTTTTGAAGCGTCTGGTGGTGGATCTGGAAAAGCCCCTTGATTTCAAGACTGTGCCCGTGATCCTTTCTGCGGGCGGCGTTCTGCCCGAAGATGTGGCCCAGAAGACTCATGAACTGACCGGATGCTGGACTACCGAAATCTACGGAAGCTCAGAAACAGGAATTATTGCCCATAGGCAAAGCGGCTCCGGTAACCTGTGGACTCCTTTTGAATTTTGCAAGATGAGTCTTGCTGAAAATGGCTGCCTCAACATCAAGTCCGCTGCGGTCTTGGAACCCGAAGGTTTTACCTCCGGCGACCTGGCGGAACTTCAGGCCGACGGGAGCTTTGTGCTGAAGGGCCGTGCTGATTCCATCGTAAAAATTGAGGAAAAGAGAATTTCCTTGCCCGAAGTGGAAATACGTCTCAAGTCTACTGGCCTTGTACACGATGTCCGTGTTGTGCCTATGGTAAGCAAGCGCCAGTTCCTTGCTGCAGCTATCGTGCTGAACGAAGCCGGCCGTGAAAAATTTGCCAACTGTGCAAAACTTAAAATCAACGAATTCTTTAGGAATTACCTGTGTCAGTATCTGGAAAATACGGTAACGCCCAAGAAGTGGCGCTACCTGGAGGAACTGCCCCAGGACCTTATGGGAAAAATCAAGATGAGCGATATCCAGGACCTCTTTAGCCTGCCTGAAAGCCCCAACTTCAAGATTCTGAAAATGCAGAGGGACGTAAGCTCCTTTAGAGCGAAGCTTTTGTTCCCCATCACCAGCGATTTCTACGATGGTCATTTCCCGGAATTCAAGCTGTTGCCCGCCGTGGTCCAGGTGAACATGGTCTTGTTGCTGGCCCGTACCTTCTTGAAGGTTCCTTCAGAAATCGTAAAGATCAACCGCACCAAGTTTACCAGCCCCATTTTCCCGGATACCCCTGTGGAACTCCAGTTGAACTACGATGAGGAAAAGGGTAAACTGACCTTCAGCTTTGTGGATGAAACAGGAACGAAGTCCCTTTCTTCCGGTTCCATTCTTATGAAGCTTGTAGATGATTCCGCCTCCAACATGTCATCCCGGGCGCTTGTCCTCGCTTGA
- a CDS encoding acyl carrier protein, translating into MDKQQIFEKMKSALVEDFEMDEAKITPEARLYEDLELDSIDAVDLIVKLKSILPRNIDPEVFKTVRTMQDVVDAIYNLIQDSEAK; encoded by the coding sequence ATGGATAAACAGCAAATTTTTGAAAAGATGAAGTCTGCCTTGGTGGAAGACTTCGAAATGGACGAAGCCAAGATCACCCCCGAAGCCCGTCTTTACGAAGATCTGGAACTGGATAGCATTGACGCTGTCGACTTGATTGTGAAGCTGAAGTCTATTCTTCCCCGTAACATCGATCCTGAGGTTTTCAAGACCGTCCGCACCATGCAGGACGTGGTAGATGCTATCTACAACCTCATCCAGGATTCGGAAGCTAAGTAA
- a CDS encoding phosphopantetheine-binding protein, translating to MSDLNNKIKELLIKSLELEDITPADIIDDAPIFGTNAQGEGLGLDSIDALELGIAIKDAFGVSFAVQNEETKKHFASVSALAAYVAANQK from the coding sequence ATGTCCGATTTGAATAACAAGATTAAAGAACTTTTGATTAAGTCTTTGGAACTGGAAGATATCACCCCCGCTGATATCATTGATGATGCACCTATTTTCGGTACAAATGCTCAGGGTGAAGGTCTGGGTCTCGATTCCATCGACGCACTGGAACTTGGCATTGCCATCAAGGATGCCTTTGGCGTATCCTTTGCCGTGCAGAACGAAGAAACCAAGAAACATTTTGCCTCTGTAAGCGCCCTCGCTGCCTACGTTGCCGCTAATCAAAAGTAA
- a CDS encoding class I SAM-dependent methyltransferase has protein sequence MFDFYINDNISAIDAKFEAQKIAFAPLSFQAARALRDMGILELISESRKKGITISEISKKLNISLYGVGVLTEMGLGMGALKVHPDSAEDDLRLTLGKVGFFLLKDEMTQVNMDFSQDICYRGAENLEESIREGKPAGLPHLGNWKTVYQGLSQLTDQQKKSWFGFDHFYSDLAFPEALPIVFEKSVGRLFDIGGNTAKWAIACCKYNPNVKVSIIDLPGQTAVAEKNAAAAGFADRIDTIPCNVLDETTSFPEGANAVWMSQFLDCFSLEEITKILTKIRTAASPETDVYVLEPLWDKQRFEAAAYSLQATSLYFTCIANGNSKMYRFEELKKAIEIAGFELKEAHHNVGINSYSLLRFRTK, from the coding sequence ATGTTCGACTTTTATATCAACGACAATATTTCCGCTATTGACGCCAAATTCGAAGCCCAGAAGATAGCCTTCGCCCCCCTCAGTTTTCAGGCAGCCCGCGCTCTTCGCGACATGGGCATTCTTGAACTGATCAGCGAATCCCGCAAAAAGGGCATCACCATCTCCGAAATTTCCAAGAAGTTGAATATTTCCCTGTACGGCGTAGGCGTCCTTACTGAAATGGGTCTTGGCATGGGCGCCCTTAAGGTTCATCCGGATTCTGCCGAAGACGACCTCCGCCTGACTCTCGGCAAGGTAGGCTTCTTCCTTCTGAAAGACGAAATGACCCAGGTGAACATGGACTTTTCCCAGGACATCTGCTACCGCGGTGCCGAGAACCTCGAAGAATCCATCCGCGAAGGAAAGCCCGCCGGTCTCCCCCATCTGGGCAACTGGAAAACCGTTTACCAAGGATTGTCCCAGCTTACCGACCAGCAGAAGAAGAGCTGGTTCGGCTTTGACCATTTCTATTCCGACCTGGCCTTCCCCGAAGCACTGCCTATCGTTTTCGAAAAGTCCGTAGGTCGCCTCTTTGACATTGGCGGCAACACTGCAAAGTGGGCCATCGCCTGCTGCAAGTACAATCCCAACGTAAAGGTTTCCATCATCGACCTGCCGGGCCAGACTGCCGTTGCCGAAAAGAACGCTGCCGCTGCCGGTTTCGCAGATCGCATCGACACTATTCCCTGCAATGTGCTAGACGAAACCACCAGTTTCCCGGAAGGAGCCAACGCTGTTTGGATGAGCCAGTTCCTGGACTGCTTCTCCCTGGAAGAAATCACAAAAATTTTGACCAAGATCCGTACTGCAGCCTCCCCCGAAACCGACGTGTACGTTCTTGAACCCCTGTGGGACAAGCAACGTTTCGAAGCCGCCGCCTACTCCCTGCAGGCAACCTCTTTGTACTTTACCTGCATTGCCAACGGTAACAGCAAGATGTACCGTTTCGAAGAACTGAAGAAGGCAATCGAAATTGCAGGCTTCGAGCTGAAGGAAGCCCACCACAATGTAGGCATCAACAGCTACTCCCTGCTGCGTTTCCGCACAAAGTAA
- a CDS encoding beta-ketoacyl synthase chain length factor: MEKVYIERFASFVPTEAMPKPDVSFVPMLTRRRLSNLSRMVVYTSEKISKDENGNVLPPCKITFASQYGEITQQLKIAEILIDTGKVSPSHFSSSVFNTPVANATILEKNTAGYSAVYGGKNAFSDGLADCLAAMEIESAEDRSFIFAEELIPEKYAPIAGVPYPNVVCAVALRLTKDESKADKRYKDFDLNLALQNLKFLQANFNTASDQALAFIMSVLEL; this comes from the coding sequence ATGGAAAAAGTTTATATAGAACGATTCGCAAGTTTCGTGCCAACCGAGGCGATGCCCAAGCCGGACGTTTCCTTCGTACCCATGCTTACCCGCAGACGTCTAAGCAACCTGTCCCGTATGGTGGTCTACACTAGCGAAAAGATTTCCAAGGACGAAAACGGCAACGTCCTTCCCCCCTGCAAAATTACATTTGCATCCCAGTATGGCGAAATTACGCAACAGCTGAAGATTGCAGAAATTCTGATTGACACAGGCAAGGTTTCTCCATCCCATTTTAGTTCGTCTGTATTCAACACCCCGGTGGCAAACGCAACAATTCTCGAAAAGAATACCGCCGGATACTCCGCTGTTTACGGTGGCAAGAACGCTTTTTCCGACGGTCTTGCCGATTGTCTCGCCGCCATGGAAATCGAGTCCGCCGAAGATCGCAGTTTTATTTTTGCCGAAGAACTCATTCCAGAAAAGTACGCACCCATCGCTGGAGTTCCCTACCCCAACGTAGTCTGCGCCGTAGCCCTTCGCCTTACCAAGGACGAATCCAAGGCAGACAAGCGCTACAAGGATTTCGATTTGAACCTAGCTTTGCAAAACCTCAAGTTTTTGCAAGCTAATTTCAACACCGCTTCCGACCAGGCCCTGGCATTTATCATGTCCGTTCTCGAGTTATGA
- a CDS encoding 1-acyl-sn-glycerol-3-phosphate acyltransferase — MIFAKIKYIWRIVGKLSSFAVFGIGSFILGSTIFPVLHLISGFSAVRFRRITRKFISRSFVVFVKYMEFVGTIKVSVQERDLLKGAKSKVIIANHPSLLDVVILISLVPNADCIVKGALIDNKFISAIIRNLYIPNTLPFEEQLEMAAKSMAEGNNLIIFPEGTRSRTGEPWHFKKGAARFAIYTKSDVVPVYFGGNEKIGLRKYDKMLSHNPTNPYIYELEVLPQISVAEYLNMPASKSAILLTDAMKNVLEQKHLNS, encoded by the coding sequence ATGATTTTCGCAAAAATCAAGTATATTTGGAGAATCGTCGGCAAACTCAGTTCCTTTGCTGTTTTTGGCATAGGAAGTTTCATTCTTGGTTCGACGATTTTTCCAGTCCTTCACTTGATTTCCGGTTTTTCAGCAGTTCGCTTCCGCCGCATTACCCGAAAGTTTATTTCAAGATCCTTTGTGGTTTTTGTCAAGTACATGGAGTTCGTTGGGACAATCAAGGTTTCCGTCCAGGAACGAGATCTTTTAAAAGGAGCCAAGTCCAAGGTCATCATCGCAAACCATCCATCCCTTTTGGATGTGGTGATTTTGATTTCCCTTGTGCCCAATGCAGACTGCATCGTCAAGGGAGCCTTAATTGACAATAAGTTTATCTCAGCAATCATACGAAACCTGTACATACCCAATACGTTGCCCTTTGAGGAACAGTTGGAGATGGCAGCAAAATCCATGGCCGAGGGCAACAACTTGATCATCTTCCCCGAGGGAACTCGTTCAAGAACTGGAGAGCCATGGCATTTCAAGAAAGGTGCCGCACGTTTTGCCATCTACACCAAGAGCGACGTGGTGCCGGTTTATTTTGGTGGCAACGAAAAAATTGGTCTTAGAAAGTACGACAAGATGCTATCCCATAATCCCACGAATCCGTACATATACGAGTTGGAGGTACTCCCCCAGATTTCCGTAGCGGAGTACTTGAACATGCCCGCATCAAAAAGTGCAATTCTATTGACAGACGCAATGAAAAACGTCCTTGAACAAAAGCATCTAAATAGTTAA
- the argH gene encoding argininosuccinate lyase, whose protein sequence is MSKNTKTVKAAAKASKTVPAAKAEKKSAGKSGTQTNMWTGRFASGMAQSMVDLSFSLHFDSELIEEDIEGSIGHGKGLVESGVLTKAEYKKICDGLKTILDDYHAGKNLWQPSDEDIHMAVERVLTERIGALGKKIHTGRSRNDQVCTDFKLYMRHRAAEIRALEIELMEVVLDLSKKYFGKLMPGYTHLQQAQPIYFSHYLMSMFFAVSRDVKRLDNFLELHSQLPLGSGAMAGSAFPYQRALVAAELGFKDVSPNSIDAVSHRDMMLEFNADLAIIANTMSRYAEDFVNWSTSEFGFLTLHDAFSSGSSMMPQKKNPDSMELIRGKSGRMLGNFSAMYTLVKGAPLSYSRDLQEDKEPVFDSVHNVKVILRVMKEALETARFNFDKMEAKMLPALLATDLADLLVEAGVPFRDAHHVVGSLVGEAARSGKEFTDLSDEAWAAAGVPDVQKMKKTLTFEYSVGRRNIEGGTGPKSVKQQFGKAEALLKKFKVVKK, encoded by the coding sequence ATGTCCAAGAATACCAAGACCGTTAAGGCTGCAGCTAAGGCTAGCAAGACCGTTCCCGCCGCAAAGGCTGAAAAGAAATCCGCCGGCAAGTCCGGTACCCAGACCAACATGTGGACCGGCCGTTTCGCTAGCGGTATGGCTCAGTCCATGGTGGACCTCTCCTTCAGCCTTCACTTCGACTCTGAACTCATCGAAGAAGATATCGAAGGCAGCATCGGTCACGGCAAGGGCCTGGTAGAATCCGGCGTCTTGACCAAGGCAGAATACAAGAAGATTTGCGACGGTCTCAAGACCATTCTCGACGATTACCATGCAGGCAAGAACCTGTGGCAGCCTTCCGACGAAGACATCCACATGGCCGTAGAACGCGTGCTTACCGAACGCATCGGCGCTTTGGGCAAGAAGATCCACACAGGCCGTAGCCGCAATGACCAGGTCTGCACCGACTTCAAGCTTTACATGCGTCACCGCGCAGCAGAAATCCGCGCTCTTGAAATTGAATTGATGGAAGTGGTCCTGGACCTTTCCAAGAAGTACTTCGGCAAGCTGATGCCGGGCTACACCCACCTGCAGCAGGCACAGCCCATCTACTTCAGCCACTACCTCATGAGCATGTTCTTCGCAGTGAGCCGCGACGTGAAGCGTCTGGACAACTTCCTGGAACTCCACTCTCAGCTGCCTCTTGGTAGCGGCGCTATGGCTGGTTCTGCATTCCCCTACCAGCGCGCCCTGGTTGCTGCAGAACTCGGCTTCAAGGACGTGAGCCCCAACTCCATCGACGCCGTGAGCCACCGCGACATGATGCTGGAATTCAACGCCGACCTCGCCATCATCGCAAACACCATGAGCCGTTACGCCGAAGATTTCGTGAACTGGAGCACCAGCGAATTCGGATTCCTCACCTTGCACGATGCCTTCAGCAGCGGTTCCTCCATGATGCCCCAGAAGAAGAACCCGGACTCCATGGAACTCATCCGCGGCAAGTCTGGCCGTATGCTGGGTAACTTCAGCGCTATGTACACTTTGGTGAAGGGCGCTCCCCTCTCCTACAGCCGCGACCTGCAGGAAGACAAGGAACCGGTATTCGACAGCGTTCACAACGTGAAGGTCATCCTCCGCGTCATGAAGGAAGCTCTGGAAACTGCACGTTTCAACTTTGACAAGATGGAAGCAAAGATGTTGCCGGCCCTGTTGGCAACTGACCTGGCCGACCTTCTGGTGGAAGCTGGCGTTCCCTTCCGCGATGCTCACCACGTTGTGGGTAGCCTGGTTGGCGAAGCCGCTCGCAGCGGTAAGGAATTCACCGACCTGTCCGACGAAGCTTGGGCAGCCGCCGGCGTTCCCGATGTGCAGAAGATGAAGAAGACCCTGACTTTCGAATACAGCGTTGGTCGCCGTAACATCGAAGGCGGTACCGGTCCTAAGTCTGTAAAGCAACAGTTCGGTAAGGCCGAAGCTCTCTTGAAAAAGTTCAAGGTCGTTAAGAAGTAA
- a CDS encoding OmpA family protein, translating into MRFRKDENNNPWMAYTDLGIALVSLFILAFVAMATLKEQKAEDLTRTEEEVLSCQEEMRKIAAERNALLSKSLQTSIEAGLIALEDGKIQIQASFLFPINGADLTPEGVGVIRGISKGLLEALDSTDVIMVSGFTDDTPVKSKTYTNWNLSTERAVNVVKTLIKEGFPPERLFAAGFGEHQPKYPNDSEEHRRLNRRVEIGVTPLQMKDKK; encoded by the coding sequence ATGCGGTTCCGCAAGGACGAAAACAACAATCCTTGGATGGCCTACACGGACCTTGGCATCGCATTGGTGTCATTGTTCATCTTGGCGTTTGTCGCCATGGCTACCCTCAAGGAACAGAAGGCCGAAGACCTTACCCGTACCGAAGAAGAAGTGCTGAGCTGTCAGGAAGAAATGCGCAAGATTGCCGCAGAGCGAAACGCCCTTCTCTCCAAGAGCTTGCAGACTTCCATCGAAGCAGGCCTTATTGCCTTGGAAGATGGCAAGATCCAGATCCAGGCAAGTTTCCTTTTCCCCATTAACGGAGCCGACTTGACTCCCGAAGGCGTCGGTGTTATCAGGGGCATCAGCAAGGGCTTGCTTGAAGCCTTGGATTCTACCGACGTAATCATGGTCAGTGGCTTTACCGATGATACTCCGGTGAAGTCCAAGACATATACCAACTGGAACCTTTCTACGGAACGTGCAGTGAACGTGGTGAAGACCTTGATCAAGGAAGGTTTCCCGCCGGAACGTCTTTTTGCTGCTGGTTTTGGCGAACATCAGCCCAAGTATCCCAACGACAGCGAAGAACACCGTCGTTTGAACCGTCGCGTGGAAATCGGTGTGACCCCGCTCCAGATGAAGGACAAGAAATAG